The Ranitomeya variabilis isolate aRanVar5 chromosome 7, aRanVar5.hap1, whole genome shotgun sequence genome includes a window with the following:
- the LOC143785877 gene encoding uncharacterized protein LOC143785877, whose translation MEKGENDVQDHEWCKEDVPTDGCTSSSKIQKSIAQDPYEEHANISDMDPFKVHYPNSSQTVKQNKNHRRSLKNKKAPTRKKPFSCSECGKCFTVKSRLVTHERIHTGEKPFSCSECGKCFTEISSLLTHKRIHTGEKPFSCSKCGKCFIRKCHLVTHERIHTGEKPFSCSECGKCFTQKSSLLRHERIHTGEKPFSCSECGKCFIKKYHLVTHKKIHTGEKPFSCSECGKCFTVKSYLVTHERIHTGEKPFSCSECGKCFIKKYHLVTHKKIHTGEKPFSCSECGKCFIKKYHFVTHKKIHTGEKPFSCSECGKCFTVKSALVTHERIHTGEKPFSCSECGKCFTENSSLLRHERIHTGEKPFSCSECGKCFTEKSSLLNHERIHTGEKPFSCSECGKCFILKSALVTHERIHTGEKPFSCSECGKCFTKKSTLVTHERMHTGEKPFSCSECGKCFTQKSTLVTHERMHTGE comes from the coding sequence ATGGTTGTACCAGCAGCTCCAAAATCCAAAAAAGCATTGCACAAGACCCATATGAAGAACATGCCAACATCTCAGACATGGATCCTTTTAAAGTACACTATCCTAACTCATCACAGACTGTTAAACAAAATAAAAATCACAGAAGaagtttgaaaaataaaaaagctcccacaaggaagaagccattttcatgttcagaatgtggaaaatgtttcacaGTAAAATCacgtcttgttacacatgagagaattcacacaggagagaagccattttcatgttcagaatgtggaaaatgttttacagagataTCATCTCTTCTTACAcataagagaattcacacaggagagaagccattttcatgttcaaaatgtggaaaatgttttattagaaaatgtcatcttgtcacacatgagagaattcacacaggagagaagccattttcatgttcagaatgtgggaaatgttttacacagaaatcatctcttcttagacatgagagaattcacacaggagagaagccattttcatgttcagaatgtggaaaatgttttattaaaaaatatcatcttgtcacacacaagaaaattcacacaggagagaagccattttcatgttcagaatgtgggaaatgttttacagtgaaatcatatcttgttacacatgagagaattcacacaggagagaagccattttcatgttcagaatgtggaaaatgttttattaaaaaatatcatcttgtcacacacaagaaaattcacacaggagagaagccattttcatgttcagaatgtgggaaatgttttattaaaaaatatcatTTTGTCACACacaagaaaattcacacaggagagaagccattttcatgttcagaatgtgggaaatgttttacagtgaaatcagctcttgttacacatgagagaattcacacaggagagaagccattttcatgttcagaatgtgggaaatgttttacagagaattcatctcttcttagacatgagagaattcacacaggcgagaagccattttcatgttcagaatgtggaaaatgttttacagagaaatcatctcttcttaaccatgagagaattcacacaggagagaaaccattttcgtgctcagaatgtggaaaatgttttatactGAAATCAGCTCTTGTTACAcacgagagaattcacacaggagagaagccattttcatgctcagaatgtggaaaatgttttacaaagaaatcaactcttgttacacatgagagaatgcacacaggagagaagccattttcatgctcagaatgtggaaaatgttttacacagaaatcaactcttgttacacatgagagaatgcaCACAGGAGAGTAG